The Caballeronia sp. NK8 genome includes a window with the following:
- a CDS encoding porin yields the protein MNRMLITGATTIITLTGVAHAQTSVTLYGLIDAGLTYTNNQITGTGGGHSNWEMTSGAVQYSRWGLRGTEDLGAGLSAIFTLESGFNLNNGQFSSSNRIFNRQAYVGLSSRDYGALTLGRQTDGMVDFVAPLSLTGTEFGGTHFAHPLDNDNLNDSFQINNSVKYLSPHFAGFRFGALYGFSNQAGGFTNNRAYSFGMSYVSGAWSFGAGYLQLNSAARTPAQLNTNGAVTDTTGSSLQGALTPTAVPLGVLASSQKTFGAGVNYTFGPAVAGFVYSHSKFAQFFQNSLSGTFQNFEGNIRYALTSAVELSGAYTYTRAGGNGGAGGIPHWNQVSAMADYRFSRRTDVYIQSVWQRVSPSGNSPLGVAWINGVTEPSSTSNQVEATVGLRHRF from the coding sequence ATGAATAGAATGCTTATAACCGGCGCCACGACGATCATCACACTGACCGGCGTTGCGCATGCGCAAACCAGTGTTACGCTTTACGGGCTGATCGACGCGGGTCTGACCTACACGAACAACCAGATCACCGGGACGGGAGGCGGACACAGCAACTGGGAGATGACAAGCGGTGCGGTTCAGTACAGCCGCTGGGGCTTGCGCGGGACTGAAGACCTCGGCGCAGGGTTGAGTGCCATCTTCACCCTGGAGAGCGGCTTCAACCTGAACAACGGGCAGTTCTCGTCGAGCAACCGCATTTTCAATCGCCAGGCTTATGTCGGCTTGTCGAGCCGCGACTACGGCGCGCTCACGCTGGGCCGCCAGACCGACGGCATGGTCGATTTTGTCGCGCCGCTTTCACTGACCGGCACGGAGTTCGGCGGCACGCATTTCGCGCACCCGTTAGACAACGACAACCTGAACGATTCGTTTCAGATAAACAACTCCGTGAAGTACCTGAGCCCGCATTTCGCCGGCTTCAGATTCGGCGCGCTTTACGGCTTTTCCAATCAGGCAGGTGGATTCACGAACAATCGCGCCTATAGCTTTGGAATGTCGTATGTTTCGGGAGCGTGGAGCTTCGGGGCCGGTTACCTCCAACTCAACAGTGCCGCGCGCACGCCGGCACAATTGAACACGAATGGTGCAGTCACCGATACAACCGGCTCGTCCCTGCAGGGCGCGCTCACACCGACCGCTGTGCCTTTAGGCGTGCTGGCCAGCAGTCAGAAGACCTTTGGCGCTGGCGTGAACTACACCTTCGGCCCGGCTGTGGCGGGCTTCGTGTATTCGCACAGCAAGTTCGCCCAATTTTTTCAGAATTCGCTGAGTGGAACTTTCCAGAACTTCGAGGGTAACATTCGCTACGCGCTGACGTCGGCGGTCGAATTATCGGGTGCATACACTTATACGCGCGCTGGCGGAAATGGAGGCGCCGGCGGAATTCCCCATTGGAATCAGGTAAGCGCGATGGCCGACTATCGCTTCTCGCGGCGCACCGATGTTTACATTCAGAGCGTGTGGCAACGGGTGAGTCCAAGCGGCAATTCGCCACTGGGTGTAGCATGGATTAACGGCGTCACCGAGCCGTCATCCACGAGCAATCAGGTTGAGGCGACCGTCGGCCTGAGGCATCGCTTCTAA
- a CDS encoding TetR family transcriptional regulator produces the protein MSELRVKRDPEGTRRRILDAAVEQFTKFGLAGARVDAIATAAATNERMLYYYFVSKEGLYVAVLEAMYARFAEREGSLDLSGLQPSDAIRKLALSIWAYLRENPQWLNLVNNENLHEARYLERSRRLRETISPVVDLLRSILERGTSEGQFRSGVDPIDFYVTLVGMGYYIVSNRFTLEAFTGRNYSDLCNLESISTLHVDMLLAYLRRDPTA, from the coding sequence ATGAGTGAACTACGAGTGAAGCGTGACCCAGAAGGGACGCGGAGGCGAATTCTCGACGCCGCTGTCGAGCAATTCACAAAGTTCGGCCTCGCCGGCGCGCGTGTCGACGCGATTGCCACGGCGGCCGCCACGAACGAGCGGATGCTTTACTACTACTTCGTGAGCAAGGAGGGGCTTTACGTTGCTGTGCTTGAAGCAATGTACGCCCGGTTTGCGGAGCGAGAGGGAAGCTTGGACCTGTCTGGCCTGCAACCATCCGACGCGATCCGAAAGCTGGCCCTGTCGATCTGGGCATATTTGCGGGAGAATCCTCAATGGCTCAACCTCGTCAATAACGAAAATTTGCACGAAGCACGGTACCTTGAGAGGTCACGCAGGTTACGCGAGACGATCTCCCCAGTGGTCGACCTTCTGCGGTCGATCCTCGAGCGCGGAACCTCAGAAGGGCAGTTTCGCTCGGGCGTTGATCCGATCGACTTCTATGTGACGTTAGTGGGTATGGGCTATTACATCGTGTCCAACCGCTTCACGTTGGAGGCATTCACTGGCCGGAATTACTCAGATCTTTGCAATCTGGAGTCGATTTCGACGTTGCATGTCGACATGCTGCTTGCTTATCTCCGCCGGGACCCTACCGCATGA
- a CDS encoding adenylate/guanylate cyclase domain-containing protein, with product MTDDLATWLAQIGLGAHAAKFISQGIDWDVLGDLSECDLKELGLKLGDRKRLAKGLASLTDTHAHALGRVRECAGSPGATEREAIEAERRQITVMFVDLIDSTALAERFDPEDLRRLLGDYHQACARAIEAHEGHIALYIGDGLLVYFGYPNAHEDDAVRAVLAALAAIEALREANDRIETECGVHLRVRIGIEAGLVVAGAVGAGSSRDQQAIVGEAPIIAARLQAIAPPDAIVVGPTAQHLIEGSFKLEDLGYRELKGITGPVRVQRILAQADAIDRFEIRAVHGITPLIGRAAELNMIRQRWKQGVEGEMRCVMLTGEPGIGKSRMLRAFCDSISDDSHGIVSLHCSAYYRNSPFWPVLRWLQRTFGVGRDAAAGPGGTDSERLKAGIASLGVDADEALLVLANLLGISAATCGPAVDTSSPSFKRRTLDVLVSMLEASTRDRPVLFVVEDVHWIDPSSFEFVGLVIERLISARLLVLLTARPEFESGWTFPHLVQVNLDRLSRRDCVAMIERLTGGKSLPALVLDQIVSKTDGVPLFLEELTKAVLQGDLLQDAGMSYELKGAAQAIAIPDTLQGSLLSRLDRLDPAVKEIAQVAATVGREFGAKLLGLIASTSENELQDELDCLIAAEIIVPAPGKRADDDAYMFRHALIQEIAYQSLLLARRRHYHARIAAALEEHYPDIVERQPELIAQNFAAADLPVRAIGYWQRAGERALAGAAYDEAIAHAQRGLELVDRCSCDEPDRATRILPLLLTRGRAELRMAQREAIATFREAARIARDQKLTPYLVQAALEFDTAETFLEGSGNASLALLEEALAETDAEESVEHCRLLSRLVRTVHMTGAREQSSEFALQAVALARRLNDLPSLFDALACELMHVGALPLSADSFVQRANVLLELRHIAETLGDAHTIGHACARCLAGYLEIGQVDQFESALERYRQIAASGQHFVDKWCVTGAQAMRAILVGDFAEAERKTRDSLQMAQSADANLATGVYGMQMFSIRREQGRLAEVAPIFKRFIDDAHSEDTTWRPGYMLICSDLGFEAKARDNLDRLSESAYGVPMDSKRLVTLAYLAEVAARLRDVGHAERIYALLLPFRDQAVTVPVFTLCCGSAARFLGMLAHALGDWSSAEQHFEYALHMDERLRAWPWLAHSRHEYALMLTARNRIEDRRRAQDLLALAAAEARKLRMFALVERIGGAQSGAGTRN from the coding sequence ATGACCGACGATCTGGCGACATGGTTGGCGCAGATTGGCCTCGGCGCTCATGCTGCGAAGTTCATTTCGCAAGGAATCGACTGGGATGTGCTCGGGGATCTTTCCGAGTGCGACCTGAAGGAACTCGGACTTAAGCTCGGCGACCGCAAGCGGCTCGCAAAAGGGCTCGCGAGTCTGACGGACACCCACGCGCATGCGCTTGGGCGGGTAAGGGAGTGCGCAGGCTCACCCGGCGCGACGGAACGTGAGGCCATCGAGGCCGAGAGACGGCAGATCACAGTGATGTTCGTCGATCTCATCGACTCTACAGCGCTCGCCGAGCGCTTCGATCCCGAGGATCTGCGACGCCTTCTGGGCGATTACCATCAAGCCTGTGCGCGCGCAATCGAAGCCCATGAAGGCCATATCGCGCTGTATATCGGCGATGGCCTGCTCGTCTATTTCGGCTACCCGAATGCGCACGAAGACGATGCCGTGCGCGCGGTGCTCGCCGCGCTCGCCGCCATAGAGGCGCTGCGCGAGGCGAACGATCGCATCGAGACTGAGTGTGGCGTTCACCTGCGGGTGCGGATCGGAATCGAGGCGGGCCTCGTCGTTGCGGGTGCGGTAGGCGCGGGATCGTCGCGGGATCAGCAGGCGATCGTTGGAGAAGCGCCGATCATCGCCGCAAGGCTACAGGCCATCGCTCCGCCCGATGCGATCGTCGTGGGGCCGACCGCGCAACACCTGATAGAAGGATCGTTCAAGCTCGAAGACCTGGGCTACCGGGAATTGAAAGGGATCACCGGGCCGGTCCGCGTCCAGCGCATTCTCGCGCAGGCCGACGCAATCGATCGCTTCGAAATCAGGGCGGTCCACGGCATCACCCCGCTCATCGGCCGGGCCGCAGAACTCAACATGATCCGGCAGCGCTGGAAGCAGGGCGTCGAAGGCGAAATGCGCTGCGTGATGCTGACTGGCGAGCCGGGAATCGGGAAATCCCGCATGCTTCGGGCGTTTTGCGACAGCATCAGTGACGATTCGCATGGGATCGTCTCGCTTCACTGCTCCGCCTACTATCGCAACAGTCCTTTCTGGCCGGTTCTGCGCTGGCTGCAGCGCACGTTCGGCGTCGGCCGGGATGCGGCCGCTGGGCCAGGTGGTACGGATAGTGAGCGGCTCAAGGCGGGCATCGCAAGCCTCGGAGTCGATGCAGACGAGGCACTGCTCGTTCTTGCGAACTTGCTCGGCATATCGGCAGCCACGTGCGGTCCGGCCGTCGACACCTCTTCGCCTTCCTTCAAGCGCCGGACGCTGGATGTGCTCGTTTCCATGCTCGAAGCGTCAACGCGCGATCGGCCGGTGCTCTTCGTTGTCGAAGATGTGCACTGGATCGACCCGTCGTCATTCGAATTCGTTGGACTGGTGATCGAGCGGCTGATTTCCGCGAGACTTCTCGTCCTGCTCACGGCACGACCGGAGTTCGAATCGGGATGGACCTTCCCGCATCTCGTACAGGTCAATCTCGACCGGCTTTCGCGCCGCGACTGCGTGGCGATGATCGAGCGGCTCACGGGCGGCAAGTCCTTGCCTGCGCTCGTGCTCGATCAGATCGTCTCCAAGACGGACGGCGTCCCGCTCTTCTTGGAAGAACTGACGAAGGCCGTTCTCCAGGGCGATCTGTTGCAGGACGCCGGAATGAGCTACGAGTTGAAAGGCGCGGCGCAGGCGATCGCGATTCCGGACACGCTGCAGGGCTCGCTGCTGTCGCGGCTCGACCGGCTCGATCCAGCCGTCAAGGAAATCGCGCAGGTCGCGGCCACAGTGGGACGGGAGTTCGGCGCAAAGCTGCTGGGCCTGATTGCGTCGACGTCGGAGAACGAACTGCAGGATGAGCTCGATTGTTTGATCGCAGCCGAAATCATCGTTCCGGCCCCGGGCAAACGCGCTGACGACGATGCCTATATGTTCCGACACGCATTGATCCAGGAGATTGCATACCAGTCGCTCCTGCTCGCGCGCCGGCGGCACTATCACGCGCGCATCGCCGCCGCTCTCGAGGAACATTATCCGGACATCGTCGAGCGGCAACCTGAGCTGATCGCACAGAACTTCGCCGCGGCCGATCTGCCGGTGCGGGCGATTGGCTACTGGCAGCGTGCCGGCGAGCGGGCGCTTGCGGGCGCGGCTTACGACGAGGCCATCGCCCATGCGCAGCGCGGACTCGAACTCGTCGATCGATGCTCCTGCGACGAGCCTGACCGGGCGACCCGCATCCTGCCATTACTGCTGACAAGAGGCCGGGCAGAACTCCGGATGGCACAACGCGAGGCGATAGCGACCTTCCGCGAAGCGGCTCGCATTGCCCGCGACCAGAAGCTGACTCCGTATCTCGTGCAAGCAGCATTGGAGTTCGACACCGCCGAGACCTTCCTCGAAGGCTCCGGTAATGCATCGCTTGCGCTGCTGGAGGAGGCGCTCGCCGAGACCGACGCCGAGGAATCGGTCGAGCACTGCCGCCTGCTGAGTCGGCTCGTGCGCACCGTTCATATGACAGGCGCACGCGAACAAAGCAGCGAGTTTGCACTGCAGGCCGTCGCGCTCGCCCGACGCCTGAACGACCTGCCTAGCCTTTTCGACGCATTGGCGTGCGAGTTGATGCATGTTGGTGCGCTACCGTTGTCCGCGGACAGCTTTGTCCAGCGGGCAAACGTCTTACTGGAGCTGAGGCACATTGCAGAAACGCTGGGCGATGCACACACCATCGGCCATGCATGCGCTCGATGTCTTGCCGGGTATCTGGAGATCGGCCAGGTGGACCAGTTCGAAAGCGCGCTGGAGCGGTATCGGCAAATTGCCGCCAGTGGGCAGCACTTCGTCGACAAGTGGTGCGTGACTGGGGCGCAGGCGATGCGGGCTATTCTTGTCGGTGATTTCGCCGAGGCGGAACGAAAGACGCGCGACTCGCTACAGATGGCGCAAAGCGCCGATGCGAATCTCGCAACCGGCGTCTACGGCATGCAGATGTTCTCGATTCGCCGCGAACAGGGCCGGCTCGCGGAGGTAGCACCGATCTTCAAGCGCTTTATCGACGATGCACATTCTGAGGATACGACTTGGCGGCCAGGATACATGTTGATATGCAGCGATCTCGGCTTCGAAGCGAAGGCACGCGACAATCTCGATCGGCTTTCGGAATCGGCATACGGTGTCCCCATGGACAGCAAGCGGCTGGTCACGCTTGCCTATCTGGCGGAAGTGGCCGCGCGCCTGCGGGATGTCGGACATGCCGAACGGATCTACGCCCTTCTCCTGCCATTCCGCGACCAGGCCGTCACGGTTCCGGTCTTTACGCTTTGCTGCGGTTCGGCGGCACGGTTTCTTGGCATGCTGGCCCACGCGCTCGGCGACTGGTCGAGCGCCGAACAACATTTCGAATATGCGCTGCACATGGACGAACGCTTGCGTGCGTGGCCCTGGCTCGCGCATAGCAGACACGAATACGCGCTCATGCTCACGGCGCGCAATCGCATCGAAGACAGGAGACGAGCGCAAGACCTGCTTGCGCTCGCGGCAGCTGAAGCCAGGAAACTCAGAATGTTCGCCCTCGTCGAGCGTATTGGCGGAGCGCAGTCCGGCGCAGGGACCAGAAACTAA
- a CDS encoding DUF4242 domain-containing protein yields MPRFMIERNFAEQLEVTSDSAANVKRINDEEGVEWLFSFLSADKKKTYCLYEAPDAEAIRAAARRANLPADVIIEVSDLRPEMFG; encoded by the coding sequence ATGCCACGGTTCATGATTGAACGCAATTTTGCGGAACAACTCGAGGTGACAAGTGACAGCGCAGCGAATGTGAAGCGAATCAACGACGAGGAAGGCGTGGAGTGGCTCTTTTCGTTTCTCAGCGCAGACAAGAAAAAGACTTATTGCCTGTATGAGGCACCCGATGCCGAGGCCATCCGCGCCGCGGCACGCCGCGCAAATCTGCCGGCTGATGTGATCATCGAGGTAAGCGACTTGCGGCCGGAAATGTTCGGCTAG
- a CDS encoding IS3 family transposase, with product MLARIRTLHASSRGTYGAPRIHPQLEREAVHVGRKRVARLMRIAGLCGAVDGDGHTLHDDVRQLGLRRTSYADTSARGAEDTVSDRCH from the coding sequence TTGCTTGCGCGCATTCGTACGCTCCATGCGAGTTCGCGCGGTACATATGGGGCGCCACGCATCCATCCGCAGCTCGAGCGCGAAGCCGTGCACGTTGGACGTAAGCGGGTAGCGCGCCTGATGCGCATCGCGGGCCTATGCGGTGCAGTCGACGGGGATGGTCACACACTACACGACGACGTTCGGCAGCTCGGCTTGCGCCGGACTTCATACGCCGACACTTCAGCGCGGGGGGCCGAAGATACTGTGAGTGACAGATGCCACTGA
- a CDS encoding integrase core domain-containing protein: protein MQPAMGTAGDAYNNATCESFFGTLEAELMSREHFATHDQARRRIVSFMKIWYNASANNR from the coding sequence GTGCAGCCGGCGATGGGTACAGCCGGCGACGCTTACAACAACGCGACGTGCGAGTCATTCTTCGGCACGCTCGAAGCTGAGTTGATGTCACGCGAACACTTCGCGACCCATGACCAGGCACGGCGGCGCATCGTCTCGTTCATGAAAATTTGGTACAACGCTTCCGCCAACAACAGATAG
- a CDS encoding response regulator, translating to MKVLVIDDDVSVADSLAFLLDCYGHCAAVGYDGKTALTLLRTGAFDITFLDENLPDIMGSIVARSLRETPILSGVFLVSMTGDADRQRETAQLFDVSLQKPFSFEALMQVIDDARCSRDAKTVLQA from the coding sequence ATGAAAGTGCTCGTTATTGACGACGATGTGTCAGTCGCGGACAGTCTTGCCTTCTTATTGGATTGCTATGGCCACTGTGCTGCCGTGGGCTACGATGGCAAAACCGCGCTCACGCTCCTTCGCACCGGTGCTTTTGACATCACTTTCCTTGACGAGAACCTCCCCGACATCATGGGCAGCATTGTCGCGCGTTCGCTGAGGGAAACGCCGATTCTCTCCGGGGTTTTTCTCGTCTCAATGACGGGAGACGCAGACCGTCAGAGAGAAACTGCTCAGCTCTTCGATGTCAGTCTGCAGAAGCCTTTCTCGTTCGAGGCGCTCATGCAGGTCATCGACGACGCTCGCTGCAGCCGCGACGCGAAGACCGTGTTGCAGGCCTAG
- a CDS encoding DUF1488 family protein, with product MEALDFEAQISTNRRGVTFVLAGKNGAVKCMIVRAALEACFWLPADADDAKMLKTFHDGVHRIHAVAHRKLLAHPSTRLELTTADFSHG from the coding sequence ATGGAAGCCCTTGACTTTGAAGCACAGATTTCGACTAACCGACGCGGCGTGACCTTCGTCCTAGCGGGAAAGAACGGCGCAGTCAAATGCATGATTGTGCGTGCCGCGCTGGAGGCCTGTTTCTGGCTGCCAGCCGATGCGGATGATGCCAAGATGTTGAAGACCTTCCACGATGGCGTCCACCGTATTCACGCCGTTGCGCATCGCAAGCTACTCGCGCATCCATCGACCCGCCTCGAATTAACGACGGCCGACTTCTCCCACGGCTGA
- a CDS encoding tyrosine-type recombinase/integrase: MPFSPPYALQPAPLEAVVIPAPLNGSAGLNRAVTGRPQIAADHDLDAIRAWLSRFVDTKTTFENYRKEAERLLLWSVVEMRKPLSSLTHEDCLRYQQFLADPQPAGTWVAGGGRKHPRSDARWRPFYGPLSPSSQRQATVILNVMFSWLVQAGYLAGNPLSLSRQRTRHAAPRITRYLEPSVWQEVKDFIATMPKQTDREKAHAYRVRWLFTLLYLGGLRIAEVGANTMGQFFVRHDADGALRWWLAVHGKGDKQRLVPATREMMMELSRYRQHLGLSTLPSPNEDTPLVLPIGATASNERTETCAPLTRAALHAIVKNVFAGAAARLRERDDAASARADLLEKASAHWLRHSAGSHMADQKIDLRMVRDNLGHASLTTTSIYLHVDDDRRHQETEEKHRVDW; this comes from the coding sequence ATGCCATTCTCACCGCCCTATGCATTGCAACCGGCACCGCTCGAAGCAGTCGTCATCCCAGCGCCGCTGAACGGCTCCGCAGGCCTAAATCGGGCTGTGACAGGGCGCCCCCAGATTGCCGCCGACCACGACCTCGACGCGATCCGCGCATGGCTGTCACGCTTTGTCGACACGAAAACCACCTTCGAGAATTACCGCAAGGAAGCCGAACGGCTCCTGCTCTGGTCGGTCGTCGAGATGCGCAAACCCCTCTCTTCTTTGACCCATGAAGACTGCTTGCGCTATCAGCAGTTTCTCGCCGACCCGCAGCCTGCCGGCACATGGGTGGCCGGGGGCGGACGCAAGCATCCGCGCAGCGACGCGCGCTGGCGGCCGTTCTACGGTCCGCTGTCGCCGTCCAGTCAACGCCAGGCGACCGTCATCCTGAACGTGATGTTCTCGTGGCTGGTGCAGGCCGGTTATCTCGCCGGCAATCCGCTATCGCTCTCGCGCCAACGCACGCGCCACGCGGCGCCTCGTATCACCCGCTATCTGGAGCCGAGCGTGTGGCAGGAGGTCAAGGACTTCATTGCGACGATGCCCAAGCAAACGGACCGGGAAAAAGCCCACGCGTACCGCGTCCGATGGTTATTCACTCTGCTCTATCTCGGCGGCCTGCGCATTGCAGAGGTCGGCGCAAATACCATGGGCCAGTTCTTCGTGCGACACGATGCGGACGGCGCGCTGCGCTGGTGGCTGGCCGTGCACGGCAAAGGCGACAAGCAACGGCTCGTGCCGGCCACGCGCGAGATGATGATGGAACTGTCCCGCTATCGGCAGCACCTCGGCTTGAGCACCCTGCCGTCGCCCAACGAAGACACGCCGCTCGTGTTGCCGATCGGCGCCACGGCGTCAAACGAACGCACAGAAACCTGCGCGCCGCTCACGCGCGCGGCGCTTCACGCCATCGTCAAGAACGTGTTCGCGGGTGCCGCCGCGCGTCTGCGGGAGCGCGACGATGCGGCAAGCGCGCGGGCTGATCTGCTCGAAAAAGCGTCCGCGCATTGGCTCAGGCACAGTGCCGGCTCGCACATGGCCGACCAAAAGATTGACCTGCGCATGGTGCGCGACAACCTCGGCCATGCCTCGCTGACGACGACCAGCATCTATTTGCACGTCGACGACGATCGGCGCCATCAAGAGACCGAAGAAAAGCACCGGGTAGACTGGTGA
- a CDS encoding DNA-binding protein translates to MSEPLSDETRLAADIERLKVEFPKTRELYREVCALLFFRFGVAPTANRLYNLVRRGTMSTPANVLNEFWTELREKSRVRIEHPDLPTDLSGAAGELIGTLWTRATTSAQAELTSLRDEVEARRAEAEQKVVAAREELGRTETALEQRTAALLTAQVEIRELERQQAEEAATRKALEAQIKRLGEEAVARERELEKVRDIFSRDLEKLRETASRAEERVRASEKRALLEIDRERSATAKAQKELAEAAKRADKREAEHRRTVEALQAQQGDTRHQNGVLQGKLAALEAAHHALQEQLKSLRTAARPSTRVPAPEARSGRVARKAPAVKTASVKGRP, encoded by the coding sequence ATGTCCGAACCCCTTTCCGACGAAACCCGTCTCGCGGCCGATATCGAGCGCCTCAAGGTCGAATTCCCCAAGACGCGCGAACTCTATCGCGAGGTGTGCGCGCTGCTGTTCTTCCGCTTTGGCGTCGCGCCGACGGCCAATCGCCTCTACAACCTGGTCCGACGCGGCACCATGAGTACGCCGGCTAACGTGTTGAACGAGTTCTGGACAGAGCTGCGCGAGAAAAGCCGGGTGCGCATCGAGCACCCGGACTTGCCGACGGACTTGAGCGGAGCGGCGGGCGAGCTGATCGGGACGCTCTGGACTCGGGCGACGACGTCTGCACAGGCCGAACTGACGTCGCTGCGCGACGAAGTCGAAGCGCGGCGTGCCGAGGCCGAGCAGAAAGTCGTCGCCGCACGGGAAGAGCTGGGTCGCACTGAAACAGCGCTCGAGCAGCGCACGGCGGCGTTGCTCACGGCGCAGGTCGAGATTCGCGAGTTGGAGCGGCAGCAGGCCGAAGAGGCTGCCACGCGCAAGGCGCTCGAGGCGCAGATCAAGCGTCTCGGCGAGGAGGCCGTTGCACGCGAGCGGGAATTGGAGAAAGTACGTGATATTTTCTCGCGGGATCTGGAGAAGCTTCGCGAGACCGCGAGCCGTGCCGAGGAGCGCGTGCGCGCATCGGAAAAGCGGGCACTTCTCGAAATCGATCGGGAACGCAGCGCGACGGCCAAGGCTCAGAAAGAATTGGCCGAGGCGGCCAAGCGGGCAGACAAGCGAGAGGCCGAGCATCGTCGCACCGTCGAAGCGCTGCAGGCGCAGCAGGGCGACACGCGCCATCAGAACGGGGTACTTCAGGGCAAGCTCGCCGCGCTCGAAGCCGCGCATCACGCGCTTCAGGAACAGCTGAAGTCGCTGCGCACCGCGGCGCGGCCGTCGACCCGCGTGCCCGCCCCGGAAGCCCGTTCGGGGCGAGTCGCCCGAAAGGCACCGGCTGTCAAAACGGCGAGCGTGAAAGGTCGCCCGTAG
- a CDS encoding HU family DNA-binding protein: MNKQELIDAVASESGTSKVAAEETINAVFETISKAVAAGDAVQLIGFGSFGTGERAARTGRNPQTGETIEIAAAKTVKFTAGKGFKDAVNQA, from the coding sequence ATGAACAAGCAGGAACTGATCGACGCCGTGGCGTCGGAGTCGGGTACGAGCAAGGTCGCGGCAGAAGAGACCATCAATGCCGTGTTTGAGACGATTTCGAAAGCAGTGGCTGCCGGTGACGCCGTTCAGCTGATCGGCTTCGGATCGTTTGGGACCGGCGAGCGGGCCGCACGAACGGGTCGAAATCCGCAGACCGGTGAGACGATCGAGATCGCCGCAGCCAAGACCGTCAAATTCACGGCCGGCAAGGGTTTCAAAGACGCCGTCAACCAAGCGTGA
- a CDS encoding SET domain-containing protein: MRRIVVRSSPVHGRGVFALTQIGAGETVLEYKGKRVSWAQAQRQYARSAAEDGHTFYFDLDDGRVIDGAQGGNSARWVNHSCAPNCDTEQDGSRVFFHALRDIKPGEELFIDYRLFVEGRKTAALKTLYACRCGSHACRGTMLAGS, translated from the coding sequence ATGCGCCGCATCGTGGTACGTTCTTCGCCGGTCCACGGACGCGGTGTATTTGCACTCACCCAGATCGGGGCTGGTGAGACAGTCCTGGAATACAAGGGCAAGCGCGTGTCTTGGGCACAAGCGCAGCGCCAGTATGCGCGTTCGGCCGCCGAGGACGGCCACACGTTTTACTTCGACCTTGACGACGGGCGCGTGATCGACGGCGCGCAGGGCGGCAACTCGGCGCGCTGGGTCAATCACAGTTGCGCGCCGAACTGCGACACCGAGCAAGATGGCAGCCGGGTTTTCTTCCACGCCCTACGCGACATCAAGCCGGGCGAAGAGTTGTTTATCGACTATCGACTTTTTGTGGAAGGGCGAAAAACTGCTGCGCTCAAAACCCTGTATGCGTGCCGCTGCGGTTCCCACGCCTGTCGAGGGACGATGCTGGCCGGGTCCTGA
- a CDS encoding DUF4148 domain-containing protein, with translation MKLATIVVAAALAIPAVSSFAQSQPLTRAQIKAELVQLERAGYNPSMDRVTYPAEIQAAEAKVAAQNGQTSYGGVADTASASGGPAHTGNTIAPVYFGH, from the coding sequence ATGAAGCTCGCAACTATCGTCGTCGCCGCTGCACTCGCCATTCCGGCAGTTTCTTCGTTCGCTCAAAGCCAACCGCTGACCCGCGCGCAAATTAAGGCAGAACTGGTCCAACTCGAACGCGCTGGATATAACCCGAGCATGGATCGCGTGACCTATCCGGCCGAGATTCAAGCAGCCGAAGCGAAGGTCGCGGCGCAGAACGGGCAAACGAGCTACGGCGGCGTGGCTGACACTGCGTCGGCTTCGGGCGGCCCAGCTCACACCGGCAATACCATCGCTCCTGTCTATTTCGGCCACTAA
- a CDS encoding type II toxin-antitoxin system RelE/ParE family toxin has translation MIVRILPAAEAELEAIGDYIARDNPRRALSFVLEMRDRCMSLADMPLAYPLVPRYEDRGVRHRVHGSYQIFYRVTGRPERIDVIHVLHSARDIAAILFP, from the coding sequence ATGATTGTTCGCATCTTACCGGCTGCGGAAGCCGAGCTTGAGGCCATCGGCGACTACATCGCCCGCGACAATCCACGCCGCGCCTTGAGCTTCGTTCTTGAGATGCGTGACAGGTGCATGAGCCTTGCAGATATGCCCCTCGCCTACCCGCTCGTGCCTCGATACGAAGATCGCGGCGTGCGACATCGTGTGCACGGCAGTTACCAGATTTTCTATCGCGTCACTGGGCGACCCGAGCGTATCGACGTAATTCACGTCTTGCATAGCGCCAGAGACATCGCCGCTATCCTTTTTCCCTAG